Within the Novosphingobium pentaromativorans US6-1 genome, the region CGAACTGGCCGGTCACATGATGTACATCGTCAACCAGGACGCACCGGGCTTCATCGGCCGCATCGGTTCGCTGCTGGGTGAAAACGAGATCAACATCGGCACGTTCAACCTCGGACGCCGTGAAGCCGGCGGCGAGGCCGTGCTTCTTCTCTCGGTCGACAGCGCTGTGCCTGAAGGCGTGCTCAAGCAGGCCTGCGAAGTGCCGGGCGTGCGCATGGTGAAGGCGCTCTCGTTCTGATCGGACCGTAAGAGCTCCCAATGGAAAGGGGCCGGTGCGCTGCACTGGCCCCTTTCTTTTTGCGGGCAGGGAAGGGGGCGAGGGCCTTCCGCGGATGCGTCCTTGCACCTTGCGGTCACCTTGCGGTCCAAACGCATTCGACAATCCGCTCCCTTGCCGTTAAGGGCCCACCCATCATGCAGGATACCGATCGCGATCTTCTGCCCGAGGGGCTTGGTGACAGGTTGCCGCAGCAGGCGGCCGTTTCGCAGCGTGTGCGCCGCACCGCGCTGGATGCCATGGCGAGCCATGGCTACGAACGGGTGGAAACGCCGACCATCGAATTCGAGAAGTCGATGGCCAGCCGCATGGCCGGCGTCCAGGTGCGGCGCATGTTCCGTTTCGTCGATCCGGTGTCGCTGCGCACGCTGGCGCTGCGTTCGGACATCACCATGCAGGTCGGTCGCATTGCCGCTACCGGCCTTGCCGCGGCGGCGCGGCCGCTGCGCCTGTGCTATGCCGGGCAGGTCGTCACCATCAAGGGCGACGGGCTCGACCCGGCGCGCGAACGGCTCCAGCTCGGCGCGGAGCTGATCGGCAGCGATTCCGTTGCCGCTGCCGCCGAGATCGTCGAGATCGCCATCGAGGCGCTGCGCGCTGCCGGTGCCAGCGGCATTTCGGTCGACTTCACGCTGCCCGATGTCGTCGATGCCCTCTCGGCCGATGCGCTGCCGCTGGCGGCCAGCCAGATAGAGGCGGT harbors:
- a CDS encoding ATP phosphoribosyltransferase regulatory subunit, with the protein product MQDTDRDLLPEGLGDRLPQQAAVSQRVRRTALDAMASHGYERVETPTIEFEKSMASRMAGVQVRRMFRFVDPVSLRTLALRSDITMQVGRIAATGLAAAARPLRLCYAGQVVTIKGDGLDPARERLQLGAELIGSDSVAAAAEIVEIAIEALRAAGASGISVDFTLPDVVDALSADALPLAASQIEAVRQMLDAKDAGGLVDAGGEAYLPLLYAVGPFETAIERLAAFDNAGVLAGRIAGLREIAARVDGKARLTLDPSERHGFEYQSWFGFTIYAEGVSGSLGRGGTYRILGQLGGQDGEPAAGFSLYPDPLIEVLASEPQDTKKLFLPLGHDARVAEQQRAVGWTTVAALGEKDDPIALGCSHRLENGEAVPL